A region from the Benincasa hispida cultivar B227 chromosome 8, ASM972705v1, whole genome shotgun sequence genome encodes:
- the LOC120082602 gene encoding cationic amino acid transporter 1-like, with protein MVQPNNDGEGIRRRSCGCGKEDFLPEQSFQSWGNYTKALKAMPVRFMDRLTARSAEHTELVEMKARSEHEMKKNLTWWDLMWFGIGAVIGAGIFVLTGLETKKHAGPAVVLSYVVSGISAMLSVFCYTEFAVEIPAAGGSFAYLRVELGDFVAFIAGGNILLEYVIGSAAVARSWTSYFATLCNRHPNDFRIHIPAFAHDYNQLDPIAVVVIIVICIFAVMSTKGSSRLNYIASILHIIVILFIIIAGLTKANPKNFTPFAPFGARGIFVASAVLFFAYVGFDAVSTLAEETKNPGKDIPIGLVGSMVITTAAYCVLAVTLCLMQPYQQIDEDAPFSMAFEAVGWSWAKYIVAAGAIKGMTTVLLVSAVGQARYLTHISRTHMVSPWFAKVNERTGTPVNATTSMLVATAIIAFFTTLEILSNLLSISTLFIFMLVAVGLIVRRYYVSGETTPSNRNKLIICLILIMGSSIATAAYWGTSDDWIGFAVTVPIWFLSTLALWLGVPQAKKPRVWGVPLVPWLPSISIAINIFLLGSIDTASFGRFGIWTGVLLVYYLFFGLHASYDTAMESKTQALEETNSSV; from the exons ATGGTGCAACCGAACAATGATGGAGAAGGGATCAGAAGAAGATCCTGTGGTTGTGGAAAGGAAGATTTTCTTCCAGAGCAGTCGTTTCAAAGTTGGGGAAATTATACAAAAGCACTCAAAGCGATGCCGGTCCGGTTCATGGACCGACTCACGGCCCGATCGGCCGAGCACACCGAGCTCGTGGAGATGAAGGCTCGAAGCGAGCACGAGATGAAGAAGAATCTCACGTGGTGGGATCTCATGTGGTTCGGCATCGGCGCCGTCATCGGCGCCGGAATATTTGTCCTCACCGGTCTCGAGACTAAAAAACACGCTGGCCCCGCCGTCGTCTTGTCTTACGTCGTCTCCGGCATCTCCGCCATGCTTTCCGTCTTCTGTTACACTGAGTTTGCCGTTGAGATTCCGGCCGCTG GTGGATCATTTGCCTACCTAAGGGTAGAACTAGGAGACTTCGTGGCATTTATAGCCGGTGGCAACATCCTCCTCGAATATGTTATCGGCAGTGCCGCTGTAGCTCGTTCATGGACGTCATACTTTGCCACCCTCTGCAACCGTCATCCGAATGATTTTCGCATCCACATCCCTGCTTTTGCTCATGATTACAACCAGCTCGACCCCATCGCCGTCGTTGTCATTATCGTCATTTGCATCTTTGCAGTTATGAGCACCAAAGGCTCCTCTCGTCTCAACTACATTGCCTCCATTTTGCACATCATCGTCATCCTCTTCATCATCATTGCTGGGCTGACCAAAGCCAACCCCAAAAATTTCACTCCCTTTGCCCCCTTCGGAGCTCGCGGCATCTTTGTAGCTTCTGCCGTCTTGTTCTTTGCATACGTTGGATTCGATGCAGTTTCGACATTAGCAGAGGAGACTAAGAACCCGGGGAAAGATATCCCCATTGGTCTTGTGGGATCCATGGTGATTACCACTGCCGCGTATTGTGTTCTTGCAGTTACGCTCTGCCTTATGCAACCATACCAGCAAATTGATGAAGATGCACCCTTTTCTATGGCTTTTGAGGCCGTTGGATGGAGCTGGGCTAAGTACATTGTTGCTGCTGGTGCTATTAAAGGCATGACCACCGTGTTGTTGGTCAGTGCAGTTGGCCAGGCGCGATATCTCACACACATTTCTAGGACTCACATGGTGTCTCCTTGGTTCGCCAAAGTCAATGAAAGAACTG GAACTCCAGTGAACGCCACAACATCCATGTTGGTTGCAACAGCAATAATTGCCTTCTTCACAACTCTAGAGATTCTTTCAAACCTTCTCTCAATCTCCACTCTCTTCATCTTCATGTTAGTAGCTGTAGGCCTCATTGTCCGGCGCTACTACGTCAGTGGCGAAACAACGCCGTCGAACAGAAACAAGCTCATAATCTGTTTGATTCTGATAATGGGATCGTCAATTGCAACTGCCGCATACTGGGGCACGAGTGATGATTGGATCGGCTTTGCAGTGACCGTTCCTATATGGTTTCTCTCAACTCTAGCCCTATGGCTCGGCGTCCCACAGGCGAAAAAGCCACGCGTGTGGGGTGTGCCACTGGTCCCATGGCTGCCTTCAATATCCATTGCCATTAACATTTTCCTTCTTGGGTCCATTGATACAGCTTCATTTGGAAGGTTTGGGATATGGACTGGGGTTCTGTTGgtttactatttattttttgGGTTGCATGCTTCTTATGACACTGCCATGGAGTCCAAGACCCAAGCACTAGAAGAAACTAATAGCAGTGTGTGA